The proteins below come from a single Microcoleus sp. FACHB-68 genomic window:
- a CDS encoding ABC transporter permease produces the protein MSLAPFDLLALTCNSLRGNPLRSALTTLGVFMGVAAVSATLQVGSISKAVIQQQLAERDAPQVGVVPQWNPASRQRINLKLEDMEFLRQRIMGLQAISATEWAGSSKTVFQGEEATPSMQAVSQDYLLTSGRQLVAGRFFNPADFASYRPVVVIDEFLVEKLFQGEDPVNQRIYADSRPYIVVGVVPTKVSEDEPTGQLLMPMSVYSALTGSRDIGVIRLRPYNMEDLADMEEQAKKLMEQRFPGQKFWTFNNVDDIIEQQKTLELVSQALLAVGAISLLVGGVGIANISIAAVMERTPEIGLRRAIGATQQDIMLQFILEAAILSLVGGIVAIVTVHGLTVVVAETFTLPYEFETGTAALALGSALLVGVGAGFMPAIRASRLDPVKALRSE, from the coding sequence ATGAGCCTCGCCCCTTTCGATCTCCTCGCCCTCACTTGCAACTCGTTGCGCGGCAACCCCTTGCGTTCCGCCCTGACAACGCTGGGAGTGTTCATGGGAGTAGCTGCTGTCAGCGCCACACTTCAAGTAGGCAGCATTAGCAAAGCAGTGATCCAACAGCAACTTGCAGAACGCGATGCGCCTCAAGTTGGGGTTGTCCCCCAGTGGAACCCTGCCTCCCGGCAGCGTATCAATCTGAAGTTGGAAGATATGGAATTTTTACGCCAGCGAATCATGGGTTTGCAGGCGATCAGTGCGACAGAGTGGGCCGGTTCTTCTAAAACGGTGTTTCAGGGAGAGGAAGCAACGCCTTCTATGCAGGCGGTTTCTCAAGACTACTTGCTCACATCAGGCCGGCAATTAGTCGCAGGCCGGTTTTTCAATCCTGCGGATTTTGCCAGCTACCGTCCTGTGGTAGTGATTGATGAATTTCTGGTAGAAAAACTGTTTCAAGGTGAAGATCCGGTCAATCAACGTATCTATGCTGATAGCCGGCCTTATATTGTCGTGGGGGTAGTGCCAACCAAGGTGAGCGAGGATGAACCGACGGGACAACTGCTGATGCCGATGTCGGTTTACAGCGCCCTGACGGGTAGCCGCGATATTGGAGTCATTCGGCTACGCCCTTACAATATGGAAGACTTGGCCGATATGGAAGAACAAGCCAAGAAGCTCATGGAACAGCGTTTTCCAGGCCAGAAGTTTTGGACTTTTAACAATGTTGATGACATTATAGAGCAGCAAAAAACCCTGGAATTGGTTTCCCAGGCGCTGCTAGCAGTTGGGGCGATTTCGTTGCTGGTTGGGGGCGTTGGAATTGCTAATATTAGTATCGCAGCGGTGATGGAGCGCACCCCAGAAATCGGTTTGAGGCGAGCAATTGGGGCAACTCAGCAAGATATTATGTTGCAGTTTATTCTAGAGGCAGCGATTTTAAGTTTAGTCGGGGGAATTGTAGCAATTGTAACAGTACACGGGTTAACCGTTGTGGTGGCTGAGACGTTTACACTGCCTTACGAATTTGAAACCGGCACCGCAGCTTTAGCATTAGGATCAGCACTGTTAGTCGGAGTCGGCGCAGGATTTATGCCGGCTATCCGCGCCAGCCGGCTCGATCCCGTTAAAGCATTACGTTCTGAGTAA